The DNA window AGCTTGACAGGCGAGGCGGTAATTATCGGGTTTTTTCTTAAATTTGCGCTTTTCTACATCGGTGCGCGGCGAAAGATTTTCTAAACCTTCTACTACCTCTACAACACAAGTACCACACTGACCATAACCACCGCAGTTGGTCATTTTTCCAAATAGTGTGTACAAATCAATACCGTTTTCTACCGCTTTTAGCCGCAAGTTAGCGCCATT is part of the Aulosira sp. FACHB-615 genome and encodes:
- a CDS encoding 2Fe-2S iron-sulfur cluster-binding protein; protein product: MGNIKFVKEDKEVIAANGANLRLKAVENGIDLYTLFGKMTNCGGYGQCGTCVVEVVEGLENLSPRTDVEKRKFKKKPDNYRLACQALVHGPVSVVTKP